One Halobaculum sp. CBA1158 DNA segment encodes these proteins:
- a CDS encoding RsmB/NOP family class I SAM-dependent RNA methyltransferase: protein MNDDDGVLDRYVPLVDDEAAFRAACDRPLPSVVRVNALAADADRVARAFDEEGTGYERADWHEGLFRMADRSPGTTWPYAHGWVHGQEEVSCLPALALDPDPGTRVWDTCAAPGSKTTQLAALMEDSGVLVGNDTSLGRLSALRHNAERLGVTNLVVDQQDARNYSLNGFGFEAFDATLVDAPCSCEGTIRKNPDAFETWTLDHVHEVAGVQKGILRRAVQATRPGGTVVYSTCTFAPEENEAVLDHVLREGDCEVVEWDCPLDSVPGVTEWDGERYDEQVSRATRIYPHHNDTGGFFLAKLRVGGDSDAGSEVAG from the coding sequence ATGAACGACGACGACGGCGTGCTCGACCGTTACGTCCCCCTCGTCGACGACGAGGCGGCGTTTCGGGCCGCCTGCGACCGGCCGCTCCCGTCGGTCGTGCGCGTCAACGCGCTCGCGGCCGACGCCGACCGCGTCGCCCGCGCGTTCGACGAGGAGGGCACCGGCTACGAGCGCGCCGACTGGCACGAGGGACTGTTCCGGATGGCCGACCGCTCGCCGGGCACGACGTGGCCGTACGCCCACGGCTGGGTCCACGGCCAGGAGGAGGTGTCGTGTCTCCCGGCGCTCGCGCTCGACCCCGACCCCGGGACGCGAGTGTGGGACACCTGCGCCGCGCCCGGGAGCAAGACGACACAGCTCGCGGCGCTGATGGAGGATTCGGGGGTCCTCGTCGGCAACGACACCAGCCTCGGCCGGCTGTCCGCGCTGCGGCACAACGCCGAGCGCCTCGGCGTGACGAACCTCGTCGTCGACCAGCAGGACGCGCGCAACTACTCGCTGAACGGGTTCGGCTTCGAGGCGTTCGACGCGACGCTCGTCGACGCCCCCTGCTCGTGCGAGGGGACGATCCGCAAGAACCCCGACGCCTTCGAGACGTGGACCCTCGATCACGTCCACGAGGTCGCCGGCGTTCAGAAGGGAATCCTCCGGCGCGCCGTGCAGGCGACCCGGCCGGGGGGCACGGTCGTCTACTCCACGTGCACGTTCGCGCCCGAGGAGAACGAGGCCGTGCTGGATCACGTGCTCCGCGAGGGGGACTGCGAGGTCGTCGAGTGGGACTGTCCCCTCGATTCAGTTCCCGGCGTCACCGAGTGGGACGGCGAGAGGTACGACGAGCAAGTGTCGCGGGCGACGCGGATCTACCCACACCACAACGACACGGGCGGGTTCTTCCTCGCCAAGCTCCGGGTCGGCGGCGATTCGGACGCGGGGTCGGAGGTGGCGGGATGA
- a CDS encoding aminotransferase class I/II-fold pyridoxal phosphate-dependent enzyme, with translation MTSFSERVERISISGIREVFEAAGDDAINLGLGQPDFPTPDHARGAAIDAIEAGDTDAYTGNKGTAELREAIAARQGDDLGVPIDPDDVIATAGGSEALHLALEAHVDTGQEVLIPDPGFVAYDALAKLAGGEPVPVPLRDDLTIDPAAIEEAITEDTAAFVVNSPGNPTGTVSSEADVREFARIAREHDVLCVSDEVYAPFVFDGDHRSPLEFERENVVVVDACSKRYSMTGWRLGWVTGASDRIERMLRVHQYVQACASAPAQYAAEAALTGPQGVVDEMRDAYERRRDLVVSGLSEAGLECPTPQGAFYAMPRVPEGFVDECIERGVIVVPGEAFGEHGAGHARISYAASEAELEEALGIIAEAAAAVS, from the coding sequence ATGACCAGTTTCTCCGAGCGCGTGGAGCGTATCTCCATCAGCGGGATTCGCGAGGTGTTCGAGGCCGCCGGCGACGACGCGATCAACCTCGGGCTCGGTCAGCCCGACTTCCCGACGCCCGATCACGCCAGAGGGGCGGCGATCGACGCCATCGAGGCGGGCGACACCGACGCCTACACCGGGAACAAGGGCACCGCCGAACTGCGCGAGGCGATCGCCGCCCGACAGGGGGACGACCTCGGCGTGCCGATCGACCCGGACGACGTGATCGCCACCGCCGGCGGGAGCGAGGCGCTGCACCTCGCGCTGGAGGCGCACGTCGACACCGGCCAGGAGGTGCTCATCCCGGATCCGGGGTTCGTCGCCTACGACGCGCTCGCGAAGCTCGCGGGCGGCGAGCCCGTGCCGGTCCCGCTGCGCGATGATCTCACTATCGATCCCGCCGCAATCGAGGAGGCCATCACAGAGGACACGGCCGCGTTCGTCGTGAACAGCCCCGGCAACCCCACGGGGACGGTCTCCTCGGAGGCGGACGTGCGGGAGTTCGCCCGCATCGCCCGCGAACACGACGTGTTGTGCGTCTCCGACGAGGTGTACGCGCCGTTCGTCTTCGACGGCGACCACCGCTCGCCCCTGGAGTTCGAGCGCGAGAACGTCGTCGTCGTCGACGCCTGCTCGAAGCGCTACTCGATGACTGGGTGGCGGCTCGGGTGGGTCACCGGCGCGAGCGACCGGATCGAGCGCATGCTTCGCGTCCACCAGTACGTCCAGGCGTGTGCGTCCGCCCCGGCGCAGTATGCCGCCGAGGCCGCACTCACGGGTCCCCAGGGGGTCGTCGACGAGATGCGCGACGCCTACGAGCGACGGCGCGACCTCGTCGTCTCCGGCCTAAGCGAGGCCGGCCTCGAGTGTCCGACCCCGCAGGGCGCGTTCTACGCCATGCCGCGCGTGCCCGAGGGGTTCGTCGACGAGTGCATCGAGCGCGGGGTGATCGTCGTCCCCGGCGAGGCGTTCGGCGAACACGGCGCGGGCCACGCGCGCATCTCCTACGCCGCCAGCGAGGCCGAACTGGAGGAGGCGCTGGGGATCATTGCAGAGGCGGCCGCGGCGGTCTCCTGA
- a CDS encoding DUF5805 domain-containing protein, which yields MSDAEAERVPVTVRVPAYQKRAWVAEADGLDMSQSEFVRTMVQAGRRDLGVADAFGPPPGAEESDESADPSSESSSAEGASPPTNPGGSNLEERLLEALANEDVMSFDGLVEAVAGDIEERVDETMGRLQSRGRVRYSGRDGGYVLVEQ from the coding sequence ATGAGCGACGCGGAGGCAGAACGGGTGCCGGTGACCGTCCGGGTGCCGGCGTATCAGAAGCGCGCCTGGGTCGCCGAGGCCGATGGCCTCGACATGTCCCAGTCGGAGTTCGTCCGAACGATGGTCCAGGCGGGTCGACGCGACCTCGGCGTGGCCGACGCGTTCGGTCCCCCGCCCGGGGCCGAGGAGTCCGATGAGAGCGCCGATCCCTCGAGCGAATCGTCTTCCGCGGAAGGTGCATCTCCCCCCACGAACCCTGGGGGTAGCAACCTCGAAGAGCGCCTCCTCGAGGCCCTCGCGAACGAGGACGTCATGTCGTTCGACGGACTGGTCGAGGCAGTCGCCGGCGACATCGAAGAACGGGTCGACGAGACGATGGGTCGGCTCCAGTCGCGCGGACGAGTCAGGTACAGCGGCCGCGACGGCGGCTACGTTCTGGTGGAGCAATGA
- a CDS encoding DUF790 family protein, with the protein MIRKDLLRVSRRGGYRPAFVAGDPDARRLAARAIGVFQGHVGERRGDLDAALSALEREADDFKLVRGLASLLEREAGFETRAPIPPERARRVAFESAEAVLADGLSPSDEDASPRPDDGVATEPESDGVATEPDSTAVDADDERAAVLKRAADRLGVTPEEIEASLYADRDVNRVLVEFDPRWDPDDLLVQYDLSLAQTALFDATEVRVRSTDPKALVSAAKRLGLLYEIRVREGDGPTDREVVVTGPDALFRRTRRYGTAFARLLRTVAATADEWTLSADIDDRGREYLLELADDDVSVPGVEPLAEPAFDSGVEADFAARFRALDLDWTLTREPEPLRVDPGDSADGDAAAGDSADGASGDPAPRVMIPDFAFEYRHADFRVFFEVMGFWTPEYVEKKLAQLADVEDVDMIVAVDESLGVGEAVAARDHRVITYSGTVRVKDVVDVLREYEAELAEEVTADLPAEFVPDDDAVAVADLAAEFGVPVDALDDVSFPEHRRLGGTLVRPSVLERVADRIEEGMAFGDAEDALADAGLTDASAALSALGYRVAWEGLDGGTVREKAE; encoded by the coding sequence GTGATCAGGAAGGACCTCCTTCGGGTCAGTCGCCGCGGCGGCTACCGGCCGGCGTTCGTCGCCGGCGACCCCGACGCACGCCGCCTCGCCGCGCGGGCGATCGGCGTCTTCCAGGGGCACGTCGGCGAGCGCCGCGGCGACCTCGACGCGGCGCTCTCGGCGCTGGAGCGCGAGGCCGACGACTTCAAGCTGGTCCGCGGGCTCGCCTCCCTCCTGGAACGGGAGGCCGGCTTCGAGACGCGCGCCCCGATCCCGCCCGAGCGCGCCCGTCGCGTCGCCTTCGAGAGCGCCGAGGCCGTCCTCGCCGACGGACTGTCCCCCTCCGACGAGGATGCGTCCCCCCGACCCGACGACGGCGTCGCCACCGAACCCGAGTCCGACGGCGTCGCCACCGAACCCGACTCCACCGCCGTCGACGCGGACGACGAGCGGGCGGCGGTGCTGAAGCGAGCGGCCGACCGCCTCGGCGTGACGCCCGAGGAGATCGAGGCGTCGCTGTACGCCGACCGCGACGTGAATCGGGTGCTCGTCGAGTTCGACCCCCGGTGGGACCCCGACGACCTGCTCGTGCAGTACGACCTCTCGCTGGCTCAGACCGCCCTCTTCGACGCCACCGAGGTCCGGGTGCGCTCGACGGACCCGAAGGCGCTCGTCTCGGCGGCGAAACGCCTCGGGCTGCTGTACGAGATCCGTGTACGCGAGGGGGACGGCCCGACGGATCGCGAGGTGGTCGTCACCGGCCCGGACGCGCTCTTTCGACGGACGCGACGCTACGGAACGGCGTTCGCGCGGCTGCTCCGGACCGTCGCGGCCACCGCCGACGAGTGGACGCTCTCGGCCGACATCGACGACCGCGGCCGCGAGTACCTGCTCGAACTCGCGGACGACGACGTCTCGGTCCCCGGTGTCGAGCCGCTGGCCGAACCGGCCTTCGACTCCGGCGTCGAGGCCGACTTCGCCGCCCGGTTTCGCGCGCTCGACCTCGACTGGACCCTCACGAGAGAGCCCGAGCCGCTCCGGGTCGATCCCGGCGACTCGGCCGACGGCGACGCGGCCGCCGGCGACTCAGCCGACGGCGCATCCGGCGACCCCGCGCCGCGCGTCATGATCCCCGACTTCGCCTTCGAGTACCGCCACGCCGACTTCCGCGTCTTCTTCGAGGTGATGGGCTTCTGGACGCCCGAGTACGTCGAAAAGAAGCTCGCGCAGCTCGCCGACGTGGAGGACGTCGACATGATCGTCGCCGTCGACGAGAGCCTCGGCGTCGGGGAGGCGGTCGCGGCGCGGGACCACCGCGTGATCACCTACTCGGGGACCGTCCGCGTGAAGGACGTGGTCGACGTGCTCCGCGAGTACGAGGCCGAACTGGCCGAAGAGGTGACCGCCGACCTGCCCGCGGAGTTCGTCCCCGATGACGACGCGGTCGCCGTCGCGGATCTGGCCGCCGAGTTCGGCGTCCCGGTCGACGCGCTGGACGACGTGTCGTTCCCCGAGCACCGACGCCTCGGCGGCACGCTCGTCCGCCCCTCGGTGCTGGAGCGCGTCGCCGACCGGATCGAGGAGGGAATGGCCTTCGGCGACGCGGAGGACGCGCTCGCCGACGCGGGACTCACCGACGCGAGCGCGGCGCTGTCGGCGCTCGGCTACCGCGTCGCGTGGGAGGGGCTCGACGGCGGCACGGTGCGCGAGAAGGCGGAGTAG
- a CDS encoding DEAD/DEAH box helicase family protein, whose protein sequence is MSSVTLTYEDGTIRVAGAPADESLPGVEADARTGDRRAPAHRYREVRDALRDRDRDVDDRVLDLETLPPLDSGYTLREYQREALDAWESNDRRGVLELPTGSGKTVTALSAIAAARTPTLVVVPTVDLLEQWHRELASTFDVPVGRLGGGEQTVESLTVSTYDSAHLRADELGDRFGLLVFDEAHHLGGEGFRDIARLFAAPARLGLTATFERPDGEHERVEELIGPVVYDLDPDDLAGEHLADYEIRRIEVDLTDEERERYEAAQGTFLEYVRDAGITFRSGSDYQELVKRSGNDPRAREALLAKQRAREVMMNADAKLAALSRILDRHRGERVIVFTAHTDLVYRISTRFLIPAITAETGTNERREILSRFREGTYSRVVAANVLDEGVDVPEASVGVILSGSGSEREFTQRLGRILRPGADGTRTATLYELVTNETAEERVARRRR, encoded by the coding sequence GTGTCGTCGGTCACGCTCACCTACGAAGACGGGACGATCCGGGTAGCGGGCGCGCCGGCCGACGAGTCCCTCCCCGGCGTCGAGGCCGACGCCCGGACCGGCGACCGCCGTGCGCCCGCCCACCGCTACCGCGAGGTCCGCGACGCCCTCCGCGACCGCGACCGCGACGTGGACGACCGCGTGCTCGATCTCGAAACCCTCCCTCCGCTCGATTCGGGCTACACGCTCCGTGAGTACCAGCGAGAGGCGCTCGACGCCTGGGAGTCGAACGACCGCCGCGGCGTCCTCGAACTGCCGACCGGCAGCGGCAAGACCGTTACCGCGCTGTCGGCGATCGCGGCGGCCCGGACGCCGACGCTCGTCGTCGTCCCGACGGTCGACCTGCTGGAGCAGTGGCACCGCGAACTCGCCTCGACGTTCGACGTTCCCGTGGGACGGCTCGGCGGGGGCGAGCAGACCGTCGAGTCGCTCACCGTCTCGACGTACGACTCGGCGCACCTCCGGGCCGACGAGTTGGGCGACCGGTTCGGCCTGCTCGTGTTCGACGAGGCGCACCACCTCGGCGGCGAGGGATTTCGCGACATCGCGCGGCTGTTCGCCGCGCCGGCTCGTCTCGGGCTCACCGCGACGTTCGAGCGGCCGGACGGGGAACACGAGCGGGTCGAGGAGCTGATCGGCCCGGTCGTGTACGACCTCGACCCCGACGACCTCGCGGGCGAGCACCTCGCAGACTACGAGATCCGCCGGATCGAGGTCGACCTGACCGACGAGGAGCGCGAGCGCTACGAGGCGGCGCAGGGAACCTTCCTCGAGTACGTGCGCGACGCGGGGATCACGTTCCGTTCGGGCTCCGACTACCAGGAGCTGGTGAAGCGGTCCGGGAACGACCCGCGCGCCCGCGAGGCGTTGCTGGCGAAACAGCGCGCCCGCGAGGTGATGATGAACGCCGACGCGAAGCTCGCGGCGCTGTCGCGGATCCTCGACCGCCACCGCGGCGAGCGCGTCATCGTCTTCACAGCCCACACCGACCTCGTCTACCGGATCTCGACGCGATTCCTGATCCCCGCGATCACCGCCGAGACCGGAACGAACGAGCGACGGGAGATACTCTCGCGCTTCCGCGAGGGCACCTACTCGCGGGTCGTCGCCGCGAACGTGCTCGACGAGGGCGTCGACGTGCCCGAGGCGAGCGTCGGCGTCATCCTCTCGGGCAGCGGCTCCGAGCGGGAGTTCACCCAGCGACTCGGCCGGATCCTCCGGCCCGGGGCCGACGGAACGAGGACGGCGACGCTGTACGAGCTCGTGACCAACGAGACGGCCGAAGAACGGGTCGCGCGTCGGCGGCGATAA
- a CDS encoding ribonuclease H-like domain-containing protein: MRIRNSFIPVEGVGSTTERRMWENGIREWNEFRVERAPGVGATTASRIESFIDEAAERLDDRDAEYFDRAFPSGERWRLYEDFRDGACFFDIETTGLSQERDRVTTVSFHRDGDTETLVRGRDLTAAALREQFDAADVLVTFNGARFDVPFLETSFDLEVDTPHLDLMYPCRTAGLTGGLKPIETELGIARDGPELTGRDAVRLWYEYEDGDERALERLVSYNRDDTVNLRALADEVTRRLHEETFPTGVDARETDEAGRTVD; encoded by the coding sequence ATGCGCATCAGAAACAGCTTCATTCCGGTCGAGGGAGTCGGCTCGACGACCGAGCGACGGATGTGGGAGAACGGGATCCGCGAGTGGAACGAGTTCCGGGTCGAGCGCGCGCCGGGCGTCGGCGCGACGACGGCCTCGCGGATCGAGTCGTTCATCGACGAGGCCGCCGAGCGACTCGACGACCGCGACGCCGAGTATTTCGACCGGGCGTTCCCCTCCGGGGAGCGCTGGCGGCTGTACGAGGACTTCCGCGACGGCGCGTGCTTCTTCGACATCGAGACGACGGGGCTGTCTCAGGAACGCGACCGGGTGACGACGGTCTCGTTTCACCGGGACGGCGACACGGAGACGCTGGTCCGCGGACGTGACCTCACGGCCGCGGCGCTTCGCGAGCAGTTCGACGCCGCCGACGTGCTCGTCACGTTCAACGGGGCGCGCTTCGACGTGCCGTTCCTGGAGACGTCGTTCGACCTCGAGGTCGACACGCCGCATCTCGACCTCATGTACCCCTGCCGAACCGCCGGCTTGACGGGCGGGCTCAAGCCGATCGAGACGGAGTTAGGGATCGCCCGCGACGGTCCGGAGCTGACCGGCCGCGACGCCGTCCGCCTGTGGTACGAGTACGAGGACGGCGACGAGCGAGCCCTCGAGCGACTCGTCTCCTACAACCGCGACGACACGGTGAACCTCCGCGCGCTCGCCGACGAGGTGACGCGTCGCCTCCACGAGGAGACGTTCCCGACCGGCGTGGACGCCAGGGAAACGGACGAAGCGGGTCGGACCGTCGACTGA
- a CDS encoding SOS response-associated peptidase has protein sequence MCGRYSLTLEAHDLAERFDADAPDDWEPRYNCAPGQDLPVITDDAPGAFRRMLWGFTPPEADESRDLINARAETVDEKRAFADSFTSRRCFVPADGFYEWSDRAGDKRPYRVAFDDDRAFAMAGIHATWEPSTPGRQAGLGNWGGGRADADDPGDERVETFAVLTTEPNDRVADLHHRMAVVLPRERERDWLDGDLAKSDLLEPYPGDDMRYYPVSTRVNSPANDDPSLIEPVDA, from the coding sequence ATGTGCGGACGCTACTCGCTCACGCTCGAGGCCCACGACCTCGCCGAGCGCTTCGACGCCGACGCTCCCGACGACTGGGAGCCGCGGTACAACTGCGCGCCCGGGCAGGACCTCCCGGTGATCACCGACGACGCACCCGGAGCGTTCCGACGGATGCTGTGGGGGTTCACGCCGCCGGAAGCCGACGAGTCGCGCGACCTGATCAACGCCCGGGCGGAGACCGTCGACGAGAAGCGGGCGTTCGCGGACTCGTTCACTTCCCGTCGGTGTTTCGTCCCGGCCGACGGCTTCTACGAGTGGAGCGACCGCGCGGGCGACAAGCGACCGTACCGGGTCGCGTTCGACGACGACCGCGCGTTCGCGATGGCCGGCATCCACGCGACCTGGGAGCCGTCGACGCCGGGGCGACAGGCCGGGTTGGGGAACTGGGGCGGCGGACGCGCTGACGCCGACGACCCCGGCGACGAGCGCGTCGAGACGTTCGCCGTCCTCACGACCGAGCCGAACGACCGGGTCGCCGACCTCCACCACCGGATGGCGGTCGTGCTCCCCCGCGAACGCGAACGCGACTGGCTCGACGGCGACCTCGCGAAGTCGGACCTGCTGGAGCCGTACCCCGGTGACGACATGCGGTACTACCCCGTCTCGACGCGAGTGAACTCTCCCGCCAACGACGACCCCTCGCTGATCGAACCTGTCGACGCGTAA
- a CDS encoding PAC2 family protein has protein sequence MGHIDVVSEREFDDPVLVEGFPGVGLVGKIVADHLVETLEMDLYATVHCDGLPAAAAYAAGDRAVTTPVRLYADRDSDLLVLQSDVPVSPDAAEEFAGCIEGWFREASVTPLYIAGLRGDGESEGPPTLRGVAVGGADDVLDGLDVPVPEAAGFVSGPTGALLAHALEADLPAVGLVVDADPQFPDPSAAQVVLESVVGPLAAVDVDVGTLETHAERIQRAKEQLAAQMQQGEENVSQAQSIRMYQ, from the coding sequence ATGGGACACATCGACGTGGTCTCCGAGCGCGAGTTCGACGACCCGGTGCTCGTCGAGGGATTCCCCGGCGTCGGTCTGGTCGGCAAGATCGTCGCGGACCACCTCGTCGAGACGCTGGAGATGGACCTGTACGCGACGGTCCATTGCGACGGACTGCCGGCCGCGGCCGCCTACGCGGCCGGCGACCGCGCGGTCACGACGCCCGTTCGGCTGTACGCCGACCGCGACTCCGACCTGTTGGTCCTCCAGTCGGACGTGCCCGTCTCCCCCGACGCGGCCGAGGAGTTCGCCGGCTGCATCGAGGGGTGGTTCCGCGAGGCGTCGGTGACCCCGTTGTACATCGCCGGCCTGCGCGGCGACGGCGAGTCGGAGGGGCCGCCGACACTACGCGGGGTCGCCGTCGGCGGCGCTGACGACGTGCTCGACGGCCTCGACGTGCCCGTCCCGGAGGCCGCCGGGTTCGTCTCCGGACCGACCGGCGCGCTGCTGGCGCACGCCCTGGAGGCGGACCTCCCCGCCGTCGGGCTGGTCGTCGACGCCGACCCCCAGTTCCCCGATCCCAGCGCCGCACAGGTCGTGCTGGAGTCGGTCGTCGGGCCGCTGGCCGCGGTCGACGTCGACGTCGGGACGCTGGAGACGCACGCCGAGCGGATCCAGCGCGCCAAGGAGCAACTGGCCGCGCAGATGCAACAGGGCGAGGAGAACGTCTCGCAGGCGCAGTCCATTCGGATGTACCAGTAG
- a CDS encoding tyrosine-type recombinase/integrase, whose translation MSASDRADDGSDGGDPVGYFIEDMELHGKSERTRGEYSRVLRRFEAFLADPESGPAGGATAPEAASHRDCMAFVHALRRDPDLAESTTATYAAYLHRFYSYMTQVGEFDANPMALVMEELDERIDTDPTRREISVPRMREFVTGVTHPLERALMITLLKTGMRVGELCNLDLRDLRLEDEPSEYDLGGRAQLDGRPDSLFVASDPSVGAAYNGEERTASNKRKRATIVPVDAELAETLVRWLAIRPDARSPAEPLFVGTASGWGARLTPDQVGRIVRDHAADAGWYESGAGATENVTPHYFRHFFTTHLRDRTGDRGVVKYLRGDVADDIIDTYTHNWGDNVRETYDRHVYSLLE comes from the coding sequence ATGAGCGCGAGTGACCGCGCTGACGACGGGAGCGACGGCGGCGACCCCGTCGGATACTTCATCGAGGACATGGAGCTTCACGGCAAGAGCGAGCGCACCCGCGGGGAGTACAGCCGGGTGCTGCGCCGCTTCGAGGCGTTCCTCGCGGATCCCGAATCCGGACCTGCGGGCGGCGCGACCGCTCCAGAAGCGGCGTCACACCGCGACTGCATGGCGTTCGTCCACGCCCTCCGCCGGGATCCGGACCTGGCGGAGTCGACGACGGCGACGTACGCCGCGTACCTCCACCGGTTCTACTCGTACATGACCCAGGTCGGGGAGTTCGACGCCAATCCGATGGCGCTGGTGATGGAGGAGCTCGACGAACGCATCGACACGGACCCGACCAGACGGGAGATATCGGTGCCGCGGATGCGCGAGTTCGTCACGGGCGTCACGCACCCGCTGGAGCGGGCGCTGATGATCACGCTGCTCAAGACCGGCATGCGCGTCGGAGAGCTGTGTAACCTCGATCTGCGGGACCTGCGGCTCGAAGACGAGCCCTCCGAGTACGATCTCGGCGGCCGAGCGCAGTTGGACGGTCGACCCGACTCGCTGTTCGTCGCGAGCGACCCCTCGGTCGGAGCGGCGTACAACGGCGAGGAGCGAACCGCCTCGAACAAGCGAAAACGCGCCACGATCGTCCCCGTCGACGCCGAACTCGCCGAGACGCTCGTCCGCTGGCTGGCGATCAGACCCGACGCGCGTTCGCCCGCCGAGCCGCTGTTCGTGGGCACAGCGAGCGGGTGGGGGGCGCGACTCACGCCCGATCAGGTGGGCCGTATCGTCCGCGATCACGCCGCCGACGCCGGCTGGTACGAGTCCGGCGCGGGCGCGACCGAGAACGTTACGCCTCATTACTTCAGGCACTTCTTCACCACGCACCTCCGCGACCGCACGGGCGACCGCGGCGTCGTGAAGTACCTCCGCGGCGACGTGGCCGACGACATCATCGACACCTACACCCACAACTGGGGCGATAACGTCCGGGAGACGTACGATCGACACGTCTACTCGCTGCTGGAGTGA
- a CDS encoding DUF5800 family protein codes for MTALSFDETGVDVVYEGTEFRLEKELIEEATQKSYTDVTDHEVLQIVEESPALSGEPRRVGDII; via the coding sequence ATGACCGCGCTGTCGTTCGACGAGACCGGCGTCGACGTCGTCTACGAGGGGACCGAGTTCAGACTGGAGAAGGAGCTGATCGAGGAGGCGACCCAGAAGTCGTACACGGACGTGACCGACCACGAGGTGTTACAGATCGTCGAGGAGTCCCCCGCGCTGTCGGGAGAACCCCGTCGCGTCGGCGACATCATCTGA
- a CDS encoding redox-regulated ATPase YchF: MISIALAGKPNAGKSTFYTAATMADVDVGNYPFTTIDPNRGVTHVRTECPCLSREERCGDEDCHDGKRYVPVELLDVAGLVPGAHEGKGLGNQFLDALTDADVILQVVDAAGATNAEGEPVEVGEYDPVEEVDFVEAEMDAWLAGILDRNWESVERKSRSPDFDLEEAVTDLLTGFGASEHDVTLVLRGLEYPDDPIQWTDEDRAELAADVRARTKPIVLVANKADIAPPENVERLRETDKPVIPATADGELALRRAAEAGVIEYDPGDEDFEVTGDLSDQQAEGLEQIRGVMGEFGGTGVQTALNEAVYGLLDKITAYPVQNESKWTDAKGNVLPDAFLLSRGSGPKDLAYAVHSDIGDGYLHAVDARADRRIGEDTELEEGDVIKVVSTAS, from the coding sequence ATGATCTCCATCGCGCTCGCGGGCAAGCCCAACGCGGGCAAGTCCACCTTCTACACGGCCGCGACGATGGCCGACGTGGACGTGGGCAACTACCCGTTCACCACGATCGACCCGAACCGGGGCGTCACTCACGTCCGCACCGAGTGTCCCTGTCTCTCGCGAGAGGAGCGGTGCGGCGACGAAGACTGCCACGACGGCAAGCGCTACGTGCCCGTCGAGTTGCTCGACGTGGCGGGGCTGGTCCCCGGCGCACACGAGGGAAAGGGGCTCGGAAACCAGTTCCTCGACGCGTTGACCGACGCCGACGTGATCCTGCAGGTCGTCGACGCCGCGGGCGCGACGAACGCCGAGGGCGAGCCAGTGGAGGTCGGCGAGTACGACCCGGTCGAGGAGGTCGACTTCGTCGAGGCCGAGATGGACGCGTGGCTCGCGGGCATCCTCGATCGCAACTGGGAGTCCGTCGAGCGCAAGTCGCGCTCGCCCGACTTCGACCTCGAGGAGGCGGTCACCGACCTGCTCACCGGGTTCGGCGCGAGCGAACACGACGTGACGCTGGTGTTGCGCGGGTTGGAGTACCCCGACGACCCGATCCAATGGACCGACGAGGACCGCGCGGAACTGGCCGCGGACGTCCGCGCCCGAACCAAGCCCATCGTCCTCGTCGCCAACAAGGCCGACATCGCGCCCCCGGAAAACGTCGAGCGCCTGCGCGAGACTGACAAGCCCGTGATCCCCGCGACGGCGGACGGCGAACTCGCGCTCCGGCGGGCGGCCGAGGCCGGCGTGATCGAGTACGACCCCGGCGACGAGGACTTCGAGGTCACGGGGGATCTCAGCGACCAGCAGGCCGAGGGACTCGAACAGATCCGGGGGGTGATGGGCGAGTTCGGCGGGACCGGCGTCCAGACGGCGCTGAACGAGGCGGTGTACGGCCTGCTCGACAAGATTACGGCCTACCCGGTCCAAAACGAGAGCAAGTGGACCGACGCGAAGGGGAACGTCCTCCCGGACGCGTTCCTGCTCTCGCGCGGGAGCGGTCCGAAGGACCTCGCGTACGCCGTCCACTCGGACATCGGCGACGGCTACCTTCACGCGGTCGACGCCCGGGCGGACCGCCGGATCGGCGAGGACACGGAGTTGGAAGAGGGCGACGTGATCAAGGTCGTCTCGACGGCGTCGTAG